A genomic region of Plasmodium malariae genome assembly, chromosome: 14 contains the following coding sequences:
- the RIO1 gene encoding serine/threonine protein kinase RIO1, putative gives MLKRKKKETDYSYGKFENYGYSKKISNEVKVSLKEGEKLSSKFRNRGLTRDKRATVNSVLDNRTLLILKKLKDNLLNEIYGVVSSGKEAYVFNSLKILNNEELHYVEEILLTYMEKRYNRRGDSAPSGRGDEWEEREEIEELEETDENEEIEKVEENEEMEEMEEMEEMEEMEEMEENEEMEEMEEMEEMEEMEENEEIEKVEENEEMEDMEEMEKREEYELYEGSEQCDYSALPNGNESPGSCEAEGYVNLGQENYSPRRQISHSHSEKREDMKMEDVVMLRESEETFDIIDILGKISKMKYKNDNYISTIFKEKKKKKKQVVISFATKVYNTSILIFKKRSQYMEGEFRFRNAYTKNRNPRKMVKQWSEKEFRNLRRILIHGLRCPYPLVLKSNVIVMSMLGTLDRACPKMKDLNLSVIKWKELYVECICILRLLFCNCKLVHADFSEYNLLYFCNHIYIIDVSQSMEHDHPFALEFLKRDCLNITNFFKKKIGNVGKEEKRGDGGNVDGSGDSGNVDVDDDNNNNGTHQLCNEYDCKNLNEDYISRIQKSYIYKNTAKMNCNNNVLPSRDALHHGSNNNTPIASLVNEKFYSKVHILPLKKLFDYIVSSNLPEDISHFIEKDKKKIFVNPLEIMYLQIYGLIKNTTCIPKLDFKKIRTNRIYFEKLKRATCYYVTKIAVEKNNELHFKKYCSHKDEIEEQVFLRSWIPAYLNEITDLRAIEKDLKLLKKGKSVVSQFVSNNGNDNMDTSHKKTNNTHSEFIERCDRNELNKCVVATHFDNEIRREHLNNKGTIYLAQRGEATGSCKIKHIQREDSAHKESCEEDVYDGCDQHDEHDGNDEHRENGEDKENRKNYKEETMLSLLNGKKLSKPFENLTSLNDLSHVRESDLSDVHKSDLSDVHKSDLLDVHESDLLDVHESYLSDVHKLDQSDEHKSDQSNNENCCLQSEHEEIKFKGIIPEGVTRKEWSKLVKIQNRERRKHKIPKYQKKKKKKKVHSKNK, from the coding sequence ATGCtcaaacgaaaaaaaaaggaaacagATTATTCTTATGGAAAGTTCGAAAATTATGGTTACTCAAAAAAGATAAGCAACGAAGTAAAAGTTTCACTTAAGGAAGGAGAAAAACTTAGCAGTAAATTTAGGAACAGAGGTTTAACAAGAGACAAAAGAGCTACAGTAAATTCAGTGCTTGATAATAGAACgttacttattttaaaaaagttaaaagataatttattaaatgaaatatatggaGTTGTTAGTTCTGGAAAAGAGGCCTATGTTTTTAATTCactcaaaattttaaataatgaagaacTGCATTATGTGGAAGAAATATTGTTAACGTATATGGAAAAAAGGTACAATCGCAGGGGGGATAGTGCCCCCAGTGGGAGAGGGGATGAATGGGAAGAAAGGGAAGAAATAGAAGAACTTGAAGAAACGgatgaaaatgaagaaattgaaaaagtggaagaaaatgaagaaatggaagaaatggaagaaatggaagaaatggaagaaatggaagaaatggaagaaaatgaagaaatggaagaaatggaagaaatggaagaaatggaagaaatggaagaaaatgaagaaattgaaaaagtggaagaaaatgaagaaatggaagatatggaagaaatggaaaaaagagaagaataTGAGTTGTACGAAGGAAGTGAACAATGCGACTACAGCGCACTTCCCAACGGAAACGAATCCCCAGGAAGTTGTGAGGCAGAAGGATACGTTAACCTCGGACAAGAGAACTATTCGCCCAGAAGACAAATTTCACATAGCCATTCCGAAAAAAGGGAAGATATGAAAATGGAGGACGTAGTTATGCTAAGGGAGTCAGAGGAAACTTTTGATATAATAGATATTTTAggaaaaataagtaaaatgaaatataaaaatgacaaTTATATTTCTACCATatttaaagagaaaaaaaaaaaaaaaaaacaagtgGTCATATCTTTTGCCACGAAAGTGTATAATACGTCTATcctaatttttaaaaagagatCACAATATATGGAAGGAGAATTTCGATTTAGAAATGCCTATACCAAAAATAGAAACCCCAGAAAAATGGTAAAACAATGGTCAGAAAAAGAATTTCGAAATTTAAGACGAATATTAATACACGGATTAAGATGCCCATATCCGTtagttttaaaaagtaatgtTATTGTAATGAGTATGTTAGGTACTTTAGATAGGGCGTGTCCAAAAATGAAAGATTTAAATTTGAGTGtaataaaatggaaagaaTTATATGTTGAATGTATTTGCATTTTACGATTACTATTTTGTAATTGTAAACTTGTGCATGCAGATTTTTCCgaatataatttactttatttttgtaatcatatttatattattgatGTCTCCCAATCAATGGAACATGATCATCCATTCGCCTTAgagtttttaaaaagagaTTGCTTGAACATTacaaacttttttaaaaaaaagatcgGAAATGTTGGAAAGGAGGAGAAAAGAGGTGATGGTGGCAATGTTGATGGTAGTGGTGATAGCGGTAATGTTGATGttgatgatgataataataataatggcaCGCACCAATTATGTAACGAATACGACTGTAAGAATCTCAATGAAGATTACATTTCAAGGATCCAAAAAAgctatatatacaaaaatacgGCAAAAATGAACTGTAATAACAATGTACTACCATCTCGTGACGCACTACATCatggtagtaataataatactccCATTGCTAGCTTAGTAAATGAAAAGTTCTATAGTAAAGTGCATATTTTAcctttgaaaaaattatttgattATATTGTAAGTTCCAACTTACCTGAAGATATATCACATTTTAttgaaaaggataaaaagaaaatatttgtaaatccTTTGGAAATAATGTACCTTCAAATTTATggcttaataaaaaatactacTTGTATACCTAAATTGGACTTTAAAAAGATACGAACAAATCgaatttattttgaaaaattaaaaagagcTACATGTTATTATGTAACAAAAATTGctgtagaaaaaaataatgagttacattttaaaaagtattgtTCTCACAAAGATGAAATAGAAGAACAAGTGTTCTTACGTTCATGGATCCCGGCATATTTGAATGAAATTACAGATCTCAGAGCTATTGAAAAAGACTTGAAActtttgaaaaaaggaaaatcaGTGGTTAGTCAGTTTGTCTCAAATAATGGAAACGATAATATGGATACGAgtcataaaaaaacaaataacaCCCATAGTGAATTCATAGAACGGTGTGATCGGAACGAACTCAATAAATGTGTTGTTGCCACACATTTTGATAATGAAATTCGTAGAGAGCACCTCAATAATAAAGGCACCATATATCTTGCGCAAAGAGGAGAAGCCACAGGAAGTTGTAAAATCAAGCACATACAGAGAGAAGATTCTGCACATAAAGAGAGCTGTGAAGAGGATGTATATGATGGGTGTGATCAGCATGATGAGCACGATGGGAACGATGAACACAGGGAAAATGGAGAAGATAAAGAGAATCGTAAGAACTATAAGGAAGAAACAATGCTGTCATTATTGAACGGCAAAAAATTGTCAAAACCGTTTGAAAATTTGACTTCTTTAAACGACTTATCGCATGTGCGTGAATCAGATCTGTCGGATGTGCATAAATCAGATCTGTCGGATGTGCATAAATCAGATCTGTTGGATGTGCATGAATCAGATCTGTTGGATGTGCATGAATCATATCTGTCGGATGTACACAAATTAGACCAGTCGGATGAGCATAAATCAGACCAATCGAACAATGAGAACTGTTGTTTGCAAAGTGAACATGAAGAAATCAAATTCAAAGGAATAATTCCTGAAGGCGTTACAAGAAAAGAATGGAGCAAGCTAGTGAAAATACAAAATCGAGAAAGAAGGAAACATAAAATTCCCAAGtatcagaaaaaaaagaaaaaaaagaaggtccactcgaaaaataaataa
- the PmUG01_14065300 gene encoding conserved Plasmodium protein, unknown function: MNKNIFYFYPISSLKGVSHRQRTTEYSKEHNGITKFFLKDLIKESSLKNSDTVSDNKTENKEKHTKQNDKNPSFNVSYTWETDSISGLRYINVLNKKDKKKLGFQCIYCRDKQLFKKKNSVLYHMVTFNHGLKSSVVEELKLNERTSDDRLNFINNFDVKKRIEKEKEKEEKEKKVNLKIKQQETQKESFNDYSLIKLEIEFVSTLYLLTYEELEALYFFFFSENLFPLNDKYMNKENIIEKFLTSISSISNKYSTYNVPNLKNDVQYITLSEYLNELKDSFEKDNNLKHNPDVVDEVGTTEMSIKNDKEHEEEKEKEKKDEQNEKERKKVEEVEADVEVGNTKKEDTNEGQKHDPEKGNASTMIYNTVEKNKEYVLEKEIEQSHERNKENIQQERETAIKHNGGGVVKNNEMDSVGKKKKKRKKERDMDIETLDGKDHILINLNDCDIIKHNDKLFINLTAQKETKDDKRNKEKKTFLIINNKEVNNVQVSMSSSEEVLYENINNNESIIPIKENKENSRNILLNMNKVIRKTAKRNAENKKSTTNACKMPRSIGTNFKPENIELSENSKINDLGKRSSLGTNLMEKQETGISALSCSNTTHEGTSVNVSKQSVGQGKPSTYTDKLIEENMDMANNANKEKKVINCNEIKYSRENQNKCYNIIDEQQLGNHPNNPFTVMNTKDNRNIAGKRKKKNTSDDSNIEINQMSIDDCKKNDTATMDNDAKKIKLCSKNISKFVFFDDVNCEAREEEKKEEDERKDTGKDTGADKSDNTGESTLRDTDQNMDIDGADKKKDHKKERGKATIRRRNNCIPRTNEINKNKRIMNKIERENKFIRKKEKYKAQQHCSSLIHERIVKRNPFMNSAGNNKTSSNNKNYSIKGKSQTNKKTCIKNIYEQGIGIFEGDSENILHGKKFIDKSERKKSENRCTFLKKEIKQLCNLSNDNIIQYNDINLSCTRSHRISRYTKI; this comes from the exons atgaacaaaaatatattttatttt TATCCTATTAGTAGTTTAAAGGGAGTAAGCCATAGGCAAAGAACTACTGAATATTCTAAG GAACATAATGGAATAActaagttttttttaaaagatttaataaaagaGTCATCACTAAAAAACAGTGATACTGTATCAGACAATAAGAcagaaaataaggaaaagcATACGAAGCAAAAT GACAAAAATCCGTCGTTTAATGTGTCCTACACTTGGGAAACTGATTCGATAAGCGGATTAAG gtacataaatgttttaaataaaaaagataaaaaaaaattgggtTTTCAGT GTATTTACTGTAGAGATAAACAGCtctttaaaaagaaaaacagcGTGTTATACCACATGGTTACATTTAATCATGGCTTAAAATCAAGTGTTGTAGAAGAACTAAAG CTTAATGAGAGAACCTCAGACGACAGACTAAATTTTATCAACAATTTCGATGTAAAAAAACGTATagagaaagagaaagaaaaggAGGAGAAGGAGAAGAAGGTGAATCTGAAGATAAAGCAGCAGGAAACTCAAAAAGAATCTTTTAATGATTACAGTTTAATTAAACTTGAAATAGAATTTGTCTCAaccttatatttattaacgtATGAAGAATTGGAAGcgttgtattttttttttttttcggaAAATCTTTTTCCTcttaatgataaatatatgaataaagaaaatataattgaaaaatttttaacaagTATAAGTTCCATTTCGAATAAATATTCCA CGTATAATGTGCCTAACTTAAAAAATGACGTGCAATATATAACATTGAGTGAATACCTAAACGAGTTAAAAGACTCGTTTGAAAAAGATAAcaatttaaaacataatcCAGATGTAGTAGATGAGGTGGGCACTACAGAAATGAGTATCAAGAACGATAAAGAACAtgaggaagaaaaagaaaaagaaaaaaaagacgaacaaaatgaaaaagaaagaaaaaaagtagaaGAAGTAGAAGCAGATGTAGAAGTAGGaaacacaaaaaaagaagatacgAATGAGGGTCAGAAACATGACCCAGAAAAAGGAAATGCAAGCACCATGATCTACAATActgtagaaaaaaataaagagtaTGTACTAGAAAAGGAGATTGAACAGTCGCAcgaaagaaataaagaaaatatacaaCAGGAAAGAGAAACAGCCATCAAACATAACGGAGGAGGtgttgtaaaaaataacGAAATGGATTCtgtaggaaaaaaaaagaaaaaaaggaaaaaagaaagagatATGGATATAGAAACATTAGACGGAAAGgatcatatattaataaatttaaatgacTGTGACATCATCAAGcataatgataaattattCATCAATTTAACTGCACAAAAGGAAACAAAAGatgataaaagaaataaagaaaaaaaaacttttctcataattaataataaggaAGTAAATAATGTGCAAGTGAGTATGAGTTCAAGTGAGGAGGtcttatatgaaaatataaacaataatGAAAGTATTATCCCTATTAAGGAGAACAAGGAAAATAGTAGAAACATTTTactaaatatgaataaagtGATCAGGAAAACTGCAAAAAGAAAtgcagaaaataaaaaaagcacTACGAATGCATGTAAAATGCCACGATCCATTGGAACAAATTTTAAACCTGAGAATATCGAGTTGAGtgaaaattcaaaaattaatgattTAGGAAAAAGATCTTCCCTTGGAACAAATTTAATGGAGAAACAAGAAACCGGAATAAGTGCATTATCATGTAGTAATACCACTCATGAGGGAACCTCCGTAAATGTATCTAAACAGAGCGTAGGTCAAGGAAAGCCTTCAACATATACAGACAAATTAATTGAAGAAAATATGGACATGGCGAATAACgcgaataaagaaaaaaaagtgataaaTTGTAATGAGATAAAATATTCTAGggaaaatcaaaataaatgttataatattatagacGAACAACAGCTAGGTAACCACCCTAATAATCCCTTTACTGTAATGAATACTAAAGACAATAGGAATATCGCaggaaaacgaaaaaaaaaaaatacgtcCGATGACAGcaatatagaaataaatcAAATGAGCATTGATGATTGTAAAAAGAACGATACTGCAACGATGGATAAtgatgcaaaaaaaataaagctgtgctcaaaaaatatttcaaagtTTGTGTTTTTCGACGATGTTAACTGTGAAGCGAGGGAAGAGGAAAAGAAAGAGGAGGATGAACGTAAAGATACGGGTAAAGATACTGGTGCAGATAAGAGTGATAATACGGGAGAAAGTACACTTAGAGATACAGACCAAAATATGGACATAGATGGAGccgataaaaaaaaagatcacAAGAAGGAACGTGGCAAAGCAACAATTAGAAGAAGGAATAATTGTATTCCTCGCACAAATgagataaacaaaaataaaaggataatgaacaaaatagaaagggaaaataaatttattcgtaaaaaggaaaaatataaagcacAACAACACTGTTCATCACTCATACACGAAAGAATAGTCAAAAGGAACCCTTTCATGAACAGCGcaggtaataataaaacaagcagtaacaataaaaattatagcataaaaggaaaatcacagacaaataaaaaaacatgtattaaaaatatttatgaacaaGGTATTGGTATATTTGAAGGAGACAGCGAGAATATATTGCATGGAAAGAAATTCATTGATAAATCTGAGAGAAAGAAATCTGAAAATAGATGCACCttcttaaaaaaagaaattaaacaGCTATGTAACTTGTCCAACgataatataattcaatataatgatataaatttatcGTGCACACGTTCTCACAGAATATCCCgttatacaaaaatttga